From Pseudoleptotrichia goodfellowii, a single genomic window includes:
- the ftsY gene encoding signal recognition particle-docking protein FtsY — translation MALKNLFKFGKKEKEHENSEQEIHENIQKQEIIENNEDIEKKEIEEKEAEVKPLKDRLAAPKKGFFGKLKQMLLGKTIDDDLYEELEEVLIQSDIGMNMTMQLVEELEKRVAKKKLKTSEEVYDELKEILKEKFISNNTLHDNIDLDLKDGQLNIILVVGVNGVGKTTSIGKIANKLINEGKKVIIGAGDTFRAAAIEQIEEWGKRTGAEVVKQSHGSDPSAVIFDTVSTAKNRGFDVAIIDTAGRLHNKRDLMNELEKINKIIRQQSGQEKFETLLVIDGTTGQNGLEQAKVFNEIVDLSGIILTKFDGTAKGGIIFPISEELKKPIKFIGVGEGINDLRKFNIKEFVEAMFE, via the coding sequence ATGGCTCTTAAGAATTTATTCAAATTCGGAAAAAAAGAAAAAGAACATGAAAATTCCGAACAGGAAATTCACGAAAATATACAAAAACAAGAAATAATCGAAAATAATGAAGATATTGAAAAAAAGGAAATTGAGGAAAAAGAAGCAGAAGTAAAACCTTTGAAAGACAGATTGGCTGCACCTAAAAAGGGGTTTTTCGGGAAACTGAAACAGATGCTTTTAGGGAAAACCATAGATGACGATTTATACGAAGAGCTTGAAGAAGTTCTTATACAGTCGGATATAGGAATGAATATGACTATGCAACTGGTTGAAGAGCTTGAAAAAAGAGTAGCTAAAAAGAAACTGAAAACGTCCGAAGAAGTTTATGATGAACTGAAAGAAATATTAAAGGAAAAATTTATTTCAAACAATACTCTCCATGATAATATTGATTTGGACTTGAAAGACGGACAGCTGAATATCATTCTTGTTGTGGGAGTAAACGGTGTCGGAAAAACAACATCTATCGGGAAAATAGCCAATAAACTTATAAATGAAGGGAAAAAAGTAATAATCGGTGCAGGAGATACATTCAGAGCTGCGGCTATTGAGCAGATAGAGGAATGGGGTAAGAGAACAGGAGCCGAAGTTGTGAAACAGTCTCACGGAAGCGATCCGTCAGCAGTTATTTTCGATACGGTAAGTACCGCGAAAAACAGAGGTTTTGATGTGGCGATAATCGATACTGCAGGAAGACTTCACAATAAAAGGGATTTGATGAACGAACTTGAAAAAATAAATAAAATAATAAGACAACAGTCGGGACAGGAAAAATTTGAAACACTTCTTGTCATAGACGGTACAACAGGACAGAACGGACTTGAACAGGCAAAAGTATTTAATGAAATTGTGGATTTATCAGGTATTATACTCACAAAATTTGATGGAACTGCTAAAGGAGGAATTATTTTTCCGATTTCCGAAGAATTGAAAAAACCTATAAAATTTATAGGGGTAGGAGAAGGTATAAACGATTTGAGAAAATTCAATATTAAAGAATTTGTCGAAGCAATGTTTGAATAA
- the tsaB gene encoding tRNA (adenosine(37)-N6)-threonylcarbamoyltransferase complex dimerization subunit type 1 TsaB, whose protein sequence is MLIFSITTTTKIVSLSLHDGTKIIGEIRVEVAKTHSTGIIDQIDKLFEWTGKKLSDIDNVVISTGPGSFTGVRIAISVVKGLFYGRNVNIYEVNELDALAYQIYYSAQSTSGEKCSGMKIYSMIDSGKEKIYYSVYTAESFGYLKKDKDDRVSKLDNVIESISLEENEKIYITGDGAFNYKEKITENLKDKVQFSEDKNMKINSSTFAQMLLNGKLVKTDIFNLKPDYLEKSQAERDKKERGNNGS, encoded by the coding sequence ATGCTGATATTTTCCATAACAACAACAACTAAAATTGTGTCCCTTTCACTGCATGACGGCACTAAAATAATAGGAGAAATAAGAGTTGAAGTAGCAAAAACTCATTCTACAGGGATTATCGATCAGATAGATAAATTGTTCGAATGGACAGGAAAAAAGTTGAGTGATATTGATAATGTTGTCATTTCTACAGGACCGGGTTCTTTTACAGGAGTAAGAATAGCCATTTCTGTTGTAAAAGGACTTTTTTACGGAAGAAACGTAAATATTTATGAAGTGAATGAACTGGATGCTTTGGCTTATCAAATTTATTACTCTGCCCAAAGCACTTCAGGAGAAAAATGTTCCGGTATGAAAATATATTCTATGATTGATTCGGGAAAAGAAAAAATATATTATTCAGTGTACACTGCTGAAAGTTTCGGATATCTGAAAAAAGATAAGGATGACAGAGTAAGTAAACTCGATAATGTAATAGAAAGTATATCCCTCGAAGAAAATGAAAAAATATATATTACAGGAGACGGAGCTTTTAACTACAAAGAAAAAATAACAGAAAATTTAAAAGATAAAGTACAGTTTTCCGAAGATAAAAATATGAAGATAAATTCTTCAACATTTGCACAAATGCTTTTAAACGGAAAACTTGTAAAAACAGATATATTTAATTTAAAGCCTGATTATCTTGAAAAATCTCAGGCTGAAAGAGATAAAAAAGAAAGGGGAAATAATGGCTCTTAA
- the tsaE gene encoding tRNA (adenosine(37)-N6)-threonylcarbamoyltransferase complex ATPase subunit type 1 TsaE, with the protein MKSQILTFDEIDRLAVKVAENMKKGGCIGLIGDLGAGKTTFTKKICKYYGIEENIKSPTFTYVIGYTSGSVNVYHFDAYRIINPEEIYEIGFEDYVGEDGSVIIVEWANNISDEMPEDTVYIEIEHNDENTRKVSIYKLKNGEKEYADIFHNNNN; encoded by the coding sequence ATGAAATCGCAAATATTGACATTTGATGAAATTGACAGATTGGCTGTAAAAGTTGCCGAGAATATGAAAAAAGGCGGATGTATCGGACTTATAGGAGATTTGGGAGCGGGAAAAACCACTTTTACAAAAAAGATATGTAAATATTACGGAATCGAAGAAAATATAAAAAGTCCCACATTTACTTATGTTATCGGATATACTTCGGGAAGTGTAAATGTGTATCATTTTGATGCTTACAGAATAATAAATCCCGAAGAAATATACGAAATAGGTTTTGAAGACTATGTGGGAGAAGACGGCTCTGTCATAATAGTCGAGTGGGCAAACAATATTTCCGATGAAATGCCCGAAGATACTGTTTATATTGAGATAGAACATAATGATGAAAACACAAGAAAAGTATCCATATACAAATTGAAAAACGGAGAAAAAGAATATGCTGATATTTTCCATAACAACAACAACTAA
- the rfaE2 gene encoding D-glycero-beta-D-manno-heptose 1-phosphate adenylyltransferase: protein MKKKIEELKKGGKKTVFTNGVFDILHIGHLTYLEEARNLGDVLIVGVNSDASVKVNKGDKRPINSEKNRAEMLSGLKFVDYTVIFDEKTPEKLLDLLKPDIHVKGGDYKKEDLPETKIVEKNGGEVKILSFVDSFSTTDIINKIIDVYSNKS from the coding sequence ATGAAAAAAAAAATAGAAGAATTGAAAAAAGGCGGTAAGAAAACAGTTTTTACTAACGGAGTATTTGATATTTTGCATATAGGACATTTGACTTATCTCGAAGAAGCACGTAATTTGGGAGATGTTCTCATAGTAGGTGTAAATAGTGATGCTTCGGTAAAAGTAAATAAAGGAGATAAAAGACCTATAAATAGTGAAAAAAACAGGGCGGAAATGCTTTCGGGACTGAAATTCGTAGATTATACAGTGATTTTTGATGAAAAAACGCCGGAAAAATTGCTCGATCTGTTAAAGCCCGATATTCATGTAAAAGGTGGAGATTATAAAAAAGAAGATCTTCCCGAAACAAAAATTGTCGAGAAAAATGGAGGAGAAGTTAAAATACTGAGTTTTGTAGACAGCTTTTCCACAACGGATATTATAAATAAAATAATAGATGTTTATTCAAATAAAAGTTAA
- a CDS encoding heavy metal translocating P-type ATPase, producing the protein MSQRIILNVKGLHCANCAAKIEKKLNEMQNVKEARIDLVGEKIFLTAEEKNGSVLVNAVQKIADSIEEGVKIFLPAKHDHDHVHDHSHHHSGEVGKMIKTLIIGGIFYFSASYLNLFSSYMNPDMMSFGKIILFLISYIIIGGHVLTTAFKNILKGQIFDENFLMAVATIGAFAIGEYHEAVAVMFFYQVGELFQSMAVNKSRKSIASLMNIRPDYANLKIRNNITKVSPEEVKINDFIVVKPGEKVPLDGIITEGSSTFNTSALTGESLPVSKNRGEEVLSGSVNKTGLVTIKVTKLFSESTVSKILDLVENANGKKSKTENFITKFARYYTPTVVGIAVLMAIVPPLVLKETTFYEWLYKALVFLVLSCPCALVISIPLGFFGGIGGASRHGILIKGGNYLEALNNVETVVMDKTGTLTKGVFKVTQINPENNITKEELLQYAAYAESFSTHPIAESVIKEYQKNSLQIDKSLIKNYEEISGYGIKTEVNGKTVIAGNIKLMNLENINIENNPQTGTVVYIAVDGKYAGNLLISDEIKEDSQRAIEDMKKVGVKQTVMLTGDSKAIGESIAEKLNIDKAYTELLPSDKVEKIEEIFEERKSNGKILFVGDGINDAPVLARADIGVAMGGVGSDAAIEAADVVIMNDEPSKIVTAIKIAKKTRKIVWQNIALALGVKIITLVLGVMGFATIWAAIFADVGVALLAILNAARVIRMKV; encoded by the coding sequence ATGAGTCAACGGATAATTTTGAATGTAAAAGGATTACACTGTGCAAATTGTGCAGCAAAAATCGAAAAAAAATTAAACGAAATGCAGAATGTTAAAGAAGCACGTATTGATTTGGTCGGAGAAAAAATATTTTTAACTGCCGAAGAAAAAAACGGCTCTGTCTTAGTGAATGCAGTTCAAAAAATTGCCGATTCCATAGAAGAAGGAGTAAAAATATTTTTACCTGCAAAACATGACCATGATCATGTACACGATCATTCTCATCATCATTCGGGAGAAGTCGGAAAGATGATAAAAACACTTATAATCGGCGGAATATTCTATTTTTCTGCAAGTTATCTGAATCTTTTTTCGTCATATATGAATCCTGACATGATGTCTTTCGGGAAAATTATACTTTTCCTTATAAGTTATATTATAATCGGTGGACATGTACTGACAACGGCTTTTAAAAATATACTGAAAGGTCAGATTTTTGACGAAAACTTTTTAATGGCTGTGGCGACAATAGGTGCATTTGCAATAGGAGAATATCATGAAGCGGTAGCGGTTATGTTTTTCTATCAGGTAGGAGAACTGTTTCAAAGCATGGCAGTAAATAAATCCAGAAAATCTATAGCTTCTTTAATGAATATAAGACCCGACTATGCTAATTTAAAAATAAGAAACAATATAACAAAAGTTTCTCCCGAAGAAGTAAAAATAAATGATTTTATAGTTGTGAAACCGGGAGAAAAAGTACCTTTAGACGGAATAATTACAGAAGGAAGTTCTACTTTTAACACTTCGGCTTTAACGGGAGAGTCTTTACCTGTGAGTAAAAACCGTGGGGAAGAAGTGTTAAGCGGTTCTGTGAACAAAACAGGGCTTGTAACAATAAAAGTAACTAAATTATTTTCAGAGTCTACTGTTTCCAAAATATTGGATTTGGTAGAAAATGCAAACGGTAAAAAATCCAAAACGGAAAACTTTATTACAAAATTTGCGAGATACTATACTCCTACAGTTGTAGGTATTGCGGTTCTTATGGCAATAGTTCCGCCGTTAGTATTAAAAGAAACGACCTTTTATGAATGGCTTTATAAAGCATTGGTATTCTTAGTGCTTTCATGTCCTTGTGCATTAGTTATATCCATACCTTTAGGATTTTTCGGAGGGATAGGAGGAGCTTCCAGACACGGGATTCTTATAAAAGGAGGGAATTATCTCGAAGCATTAAACAATGTCGAAACTGTAGTAATGGATAAAACAGGAACTCTTACAAAAGGAGTATTTAAAGTTACACAAATAAATCCCGAAAATAATATTACAAAAGAGGAATTATTACAATATGCGGCTTATGCGGAAAGCTTTTCTACGCACCCTATTGCCGAGTCTGTTATAAAAGAGTACCAAAAAAACAGTTTACAAATAGATAAGTCTTTAATCAAAAATTATGAAGAGATTTCGGGATACGGAATTAAAACTGAAGTAAACGGAAAAACTGTAATCGCAGGAAATATAAAATTAATGAATCTTGAAAACATTAATATAGAAAATAATCCTCAAACTGGAACAGTTGTTTATATTGCTGTTGACGGTAAATATGCAGGAAACCTATTAATATCCGATGAGATTAAAGAAGATTCTCAAAGGGCAATAGAAGATATGAAAAAAGTAGGAGTTAAACAGACTGTAATGCTTACAGGAGATTCAAAAGCTATAGGAGAAAGCATTGCAGAAAAACTTAATATAGATAAGGCTTATACTGAACTTCTTCCGAGTGATAAAGTGGAAAAAATAGAAGAAATTTTTGAAGAAAGAAAAAGTAACGGTAAAATATTATTCGTAGGAGACGGAATAAACGATGCTCCGGTTCTTGCAAGAGCCGATATAGGAGTAGCGATGGGAGGAGTCGGTTCTGATGCCGCAATAGAAGCCGCAGATGTAGTTATTATGAATGATGAGCCTTCTAAAATAGTAACCGCAATAAAAATTGCAAAAAAAACAAGAAAAATAGTTTGGCAGAATATAGCCCTTGCACTGGGAGTTAAAATCATAACGCTTGTATTGGGAGTTATGGGATTTGCCACTATTTGGGCAGCAATATTTGCCGATGTCGGTGTGGCATTGTTAGCTATTTTAAATGCTGCAAGAGTTATAAGAATGAAAGTATGA
- a CDS encoding ArsR/SmtB family transcription factor yields the protein MEKKLPACESTIIHKEVVEEIKTKIPEEEVLYELGDFFKLLGDSTRIKILSALFHSEMCVCDIASLFDMTQSAISHQLRVLKQGRLVKYRKSGKVVYYSLDDEHVKEIVEQGLNHITEKK from the coding sequence ATGGAAAAGAAATTACCTGCGTGCGAAAGCACAATAATACATAAAGAAGTTGTTGAAGAGATAAAAACAAAAATCCCTGAAGAAGAAGTTTTGTATGAACTTGGAGATTTCTTCAAATTATTGGGAGACAGTACAAGAATAAAAATATTAAGTGCACTTTTTCATTCTGAAATGTGTGTATGCGATATAGCTTCACTGTTTGACATGACACAATCGGCGATATCTCATCAGTTGAGAGTATTAAAACAGGGAAGACTGGTAAAATACAGAAAAAGCGGTAAAGTAGTTTATTATTCACTGGATGATGAACATGTTAAAGAAATAGTCGAACAAGGTTTGAATCACATAACTGAAAAAAAATAG
- a CDS encoding MarR family winged helix-turn-helix transcriptional regulator codes for MKNCSKGEMQINNCLYFTISRLFRVVNKVAEESFGRMGICPTHAFLMVLLEEEKDGLSVNKISEALTIAPSTVTRFVDKLVLKGYVERIKSGKQSFTKITESGLEAMPEIYKSWENMFGKIERMAGDKEYLGEMLKQIRELTDILEENQKYL; via the coding sequence ATGAAAAATTGCAGTAAAGGTGAAATGCAGATAAATAATTGTCTATATTTCACCATATCAAGGCTGTTCAGAGTTGTAAACAAAGTAGCCGAAGAATCTTTCGGCAGGATGGGCATATGTCCTACACATGCTTTTCTTATGGTATTACTTGAAGAAGAGAAGGACGGGCTGTCTGTAAATAAAATATCAGAAGCATTGACAATAGCTCCTTCGACAGTTACCAGATTTGTAGATAAACTGGTATTGAAAGGTTATGTCGAGAGGATAAAGTCGGGAAAGCAGTCTTTTACCAAAATAACGGAAAGCGGACTCGAAGCAATGCCTGAAATATACAAATCATGGGAAAATATGTTTGGTAAAATAGAAAGAATGGCGGGTGATAAAGAGTATTTGGGAGAAATGCTGAAACAAATAAGAGAACTTACAGATATATTGGAAGAAAATCAAAAATATTTATAA